In Silene latifolia isolate original U9 population chromosome X, ASM4854445v1, whole genome shotgun sequence, the following proteins share a genomic window:
- the LOC141621099 gene encoding uncharacterized protein LOC141621099, with product MCLQETKWVEDKARVVAPWGSKLWYTGKDKSHNGVGIVIDNDYIDDVLEVSRKSDRIISIKLIIGDEVPTVISAYAPQVGLDASSRRAFWEDLVEMVERVPI from the coding sequence atgtgtctacaagagacaaagtgggtcGAAGATAAAGCAAGGGTGGTAGCGCCTTGGGGTTCTAAGCTTTGGTACACGGGTAAAGACAAAAGTCAtaatggagtgggtattgtcattgataaCGATTACATCGATGATGTGCTAGAAGtatcgagaaagagtgataggattatAAGCATTAAGCTTATAATCGGGGATGAGGTGCCGACtgttataagtgcttacgcacctcaAGTAGGATTGGATGCTTCTTCTCGACGAGCCTTCTGGGAAGATCTGGTAGAGATGGTAGAACGAGTCCCTATTTGA